Genomic DNA from Candidatus Poribacteria bacterium:
GATATTCACGTCACTGCCATCAAAGCCAAGCACGAGAAGTTCGATGTCGATCCGGACCTGGGTCACCCGTACCTGGGCTACGTGATCCAAGCCAACGGTGCGACGGTCTACCACGCCGGTGACACGATCCTCTACGAAGGCATGGTGACGACGCTCTCGGCATGGCGCTTCGACGTGCAGTTCCTGCCGATCAACGGAAGAGACGCCCGGCGGCTCCGATCCAACTGCCTCGGCAACCTGACGTTCCAGGAAGCCGTCGATCTCGCGGGTGACACGACCCCGCGGTACGCGATCCCGACGCACTACGAGATGTTCGAGAGCAACTCCGCGAACCCGCGGGATTTTGTCGACTACCTGGCAGTGAAGTACCCCGAAATACGGACATGGGTGGGTGAACCCGGCGAACCCGTCGTCATCACGGCGGCGTCGCGCTAGCCACGCAACCGAGACGAGGTGACCTCGTGAATCAGTCAACACCCAAGCCGCAGAGCACGTCCGGACACACCCGTACTCTGATCGGCATCGTCGTCGCGATCATCGTCGGGGCGGCTATCGGCGGCTGGATGCCGGACGTGGCAGTCCGCACGGCGATTCTCGGCGAGGTCTTCCTGAACGCGTTGATGATGATCGTCGT
This window encodes:
- a CDS encoding MBL fold metallo-hydrolase, with product MLTHGELLASVDGTTCPPGAVVFWWMGQHSFIVKLGRTVVYIDPYLSPSRARRTSPLLLPEEVTNAGYVLCTHDHGDHIDPGAIPGIATASPEATFVAPRTARQRMLSLHVDPKRLVSLDAGDALQTPDIHVTAIKAKHEKFDVDPDLGHPYLGYVIQANGATVYHAGDTILYEGMVTTLSAWRFDVQFLPINGRDARRLRSNCLGNLTFQEAVDLAGDTTPRYAIPTHYEMFESNSANPRDFVDYLAVKYPEIRTWVGEPGEPVVITAASR